GCCAAAAATATCTGATGTTGTATTCAACTTCTTTTGATTTTCATCTTGTATTGGAGTCCCCGTAAACCCAAAGAATATAGCCTTTGGGAAGGTTTCTTTGATGCTTGTAAGCATTTCTCCAAATGTTGATCTATGGCATTCATCTACAATAAATACTATTCGTTTAGTATTCATTCTCTTAATATCGGCATCCTTAAGTCCATCATTTTCCTTGTTGATATTGCTCATTTTTTGAATAGATGTGACAATCAAGGTATTAGAAGGATTATCACTCTTTAATTTACTAACAAGTACGGATGTATCCTCAGTCTCCTGTACTTCCTCGTTTTCTTCTGCGAAGCCTCTATATTCTTTTAACGACTGAGTACCAAGCTCAATTCTGTCCATTAGAAAAACCACTTTATCAGCGTCTTTAGAACTTGCAATTAGTTGCGCTGACTTAAAGCTTGTCATAGTTTTTCCAGATCCCGTTGTATGCCAAATATATCCACCGAGTTGGTTTTTATCATCCCACTGAATCTTAGAAACCTTATCGGATATTGCATTCGCAGCATAGTATTGATAACTACGTAAAACCTTTAATACTCCATCCGCATTATCTGCTACTGTGTAAAAACCTATTAGTTGATGTGCCATTGGAATAGATAGTAAAGTTGAAGCTATGACATTCCAATCATTAATAGGCTCATTGTTAAAATCCGCCCAGTGGAAATAGAAATCTGAGTTGAATTTATTCTCGGGTCCTGGATTTGCAAAGTACTTGGTCTCATTTGGTTCCATTGCAACAAAAATCTGTACTAAAGAAAATAATCCAGTAAATACACCTTCATACGAATATTTTTCTATTTGATTAGTCGCCTGTGAAACTGGTATACCTGACCTTTTTAACTCTATGTGAACAACTGGCATACCATTGATCAAAAGCATCAAATCCCCTCTACGATCATTTAGCACTTTTGATTTAGCATTAAAAACAGGCTGACGCGCAATCTGATAGCGACTTTCTCCAGCAGCAATTTCACGCCTGTTATATATTTTAAGGCTTACTTCCTTACCTAGGTGATTTACATCATCTGGATTATCTCTTTTAATAGAAACGCTACCACCATTAATGAACCCACTAAGCCTAAGTGGAGTTCTTAAAGAAATAACTTGATCTAAAACTTGCTTCATTTCGCTATCAGTTAAAGGATAATCATTTAACCTATCTATGCCTCTGTTGTTTTCATATAGGATGTTAGCCCAATTTCTTAGCAAATCATCTTCCGTTGGATTTTTCAGTATAGTATTCTCCCAACCATGCTCTACTAAAACTTTAATCAGAGCCTCTTCAAAGTCAGCTTCTTTACTAAATATCATCGGTTTTCCTCCGCAAAATTATACAAACATGTTATCCAACATGGATTTTTTTATATTTTTTAATTTATCTAGCTTACGCTGATGAAGAGTGATAAGGTTGTCAAGGTTGCGGAAATATGTTCCGATTACCTTCTGTTCATTTAATTTTGGTATCCAAGTTTCGAGTCCTGAGAACTCTGTACGATTTATAATCTGCATTGTTCCAGCTGCTGCCGACTTCCTCATTTGAGCAGACCATATCTCACTTTCTATCAAAAGAAAATAAGGCTCATATTTATTTTCGTTTGGCGTCAATCCATTAATCTGCTGATTGAAACTGCCCGTATTTCCAAGCATTGTGTTCTTTCCGATACTCGCAATGCATGTTACGAGTATGGTATTTTTCGGAACAACACGTCCAACCTGTTGACCTAATTCGCTCAACTTTCTTGCACTTTTAAATGTTATGTTCTCGCTTATATCCGTCGGAGTAACCCATATGATTCCATCATCTGAATAGTAGTCGGGAATAGATGTTGATGGTGTGCTACCAGTCGTAATTGTTCCTATATCCCCCAGCTTACGCTGTTCCCAAGCATCAGTAAATCCCTTAAATCTTATTTCAGGAACAACTTCACCATCTTTAGGGAACATTTTATCAAGCATAGATTTTTTTACATTTTTCAATCGTTCTAACTTACGCTGATGAAGAGTGATAAGGTTGTCGAAGCGCTTAATATACATTCCAATTGCTTTTTGTTCATCATAACTTGTAAAAGGAATTTTTACTGTTTTCATTCCCTCTACATCAACACTACGACCATCTCGGATTCCATATACATGAGGTTTTAAGTCAATATCGATAAATTTTTTTGAACGAAAATACGAATAATAAAATCTTGAATCTGTATTTTCACCATGAAATGTATGGTAAGCAGGACTTATTATTCCAATGTTTGTTGCCATTTCCAAACCACCTTCAAAGGAACGAAGATGGACGATAAAATCCCCTTCATTTACCATCTTATAATTAGATAAATTTGCTTTGTCATATAACAAACTGCGTTCAGATTCATCTCTTCGTATTGTGCCACAACCTTGAATAATCATAAGAGCGGGTAACTCCTCGTGGTTCTTCACAGAGTATTCTTCGAATATCTCTCCCAACTTACGCTGTTCCCAAGCATCTGTAAAACCTTTGAATCTCAACTTAGGAGTTTTTCTGTTTTCTGTCATATTAATTACCCCCAAGTAGTTTCTTTAGCTCCTTAAGTCCAAGAAGATCCTCCTCAGAACCCTCTATATCATCAAGCATATCTCTTAGAGCTTTTTCAGTTTCGGCGATTTCCTTTTCAACATCTGAGAATGTTAACTCATATTTTTTCACGAGGGATTCCATCTTTGATGATAGGCTTTCAATAATTCTATTTGGTATTACATCTAGCCCTTTAACTATTGGAGTAATCCACTTATCCTTTAGTAGCTCAATTACCTCTGTGTCTGTTAGCTCTTCTATTCTTTTCTTTGTCTCATTTTCTAGTTCGGCATTAAGAGTTTTGATTTCCTTCTTCAGCTTCTTTTCTTCGTCGATTATATCTACAACTTTCTTAAGCTTTGCTAAGGTTTCCTCCTCTAATTCCTTGTTCTTTGATGCCTTTATTACCTCTGAATTTACAAAGGCGTCCCTATCCTCAGTGATGAAATCCATTTCTTTTTCATCTTCGTTAAACTCTTCTAGTAGCTCTTCGTACAGTGATTTTATATCCAAAAGACGATTTTCTTTATCGCTTAAAGCTTTCTTCTCAGCATAAAGAATTTTATCCTGCACCAAAGAAAATGGAATTACATGACCAGCCCAACCATCCTGAACCTCAACATCTTTTCCGTCTTTCTTCTTTGATACTATATTAGGATCAACCTTTTTGGTAGCTTCAAAGCCCTCTGTCTGTATTATTTCTAAATCGACACTAACAGTACTCCATTCATCACTAAAGAGCTGGTATGCTTCATATGCATTTACAAGAGGTTTATCCTTAATTCTCCTAAAGATCTCATCGCCTATCAGTATTTCTGCCATTGAAATATTGATACTTTCGATATTTTTAATCAAGATATTCTCAAGGGCTTCATCAAATCCGTTAAAGGCATTCTTGTACTCTTCTATAAAGGCTCTCACATCTTTGTTATTTTTAATGGTCTCCTTAACATCATCTGTATTTAGACCATAATACGAGCTTCCTGTTTTGGAATATAGGTCATCTCTTAGAGTTGGAAAAGCATTCCAATACTCATTGTAATCGCTTAGTTCATTTTCTGGGATTCCACCAAACATTAGCGCATAGATATCCCAGCTCTCTGCTTTTTCTGATGAATCAACATAGCGAGGTATGTTCAAATTATAATCATTTTGTCTGATTTCATCTCTAGATACTACTTTGCTGTATTTATCGATTGACAACCTGTTTTTAAATGTATCGACAATCTTTTTAATATCAGAGTCACGCAACTTGTTGTTCTTGCCTTCTTTTATAAATCCTTTTGATGCATCAATTATCAAAACATCGTCATTCGTTCTTTTTTGCTTCAAAACCATAACAATGGTTGGTATTCCTGTACCGAAGAAGATGTTAGAAGGTAAGCCAATAATAGCATCAATTTTGTTATTCTCTATGAGGTTCTTTCTGATTTCACCTTCTTCTCCACCTCTGAAAAGCACTCCGTGTGGAAGTACAATATTCATGATTCCGTCCGGTTTTAGATGATATAGGTCATGTAGCAAAAAAGCATAATCAGCTTTGCTCTTTGGTGCGATTCCGTATCCTGCATATCTAGGATCCATTTCTTTCCCTGATGGGTTCCAGTTCTGTGAATATGGAGGGTTTGAAACAACTGCATCAACATAGAGAGGATCATAGCTTGCTATTGGGTCAGCATCATCAAAATATGGCCAATCATCCTCTAGTGTATCTCCATTTCTAGCGTATATATTACTTGGTATAATTCCACGCATAACGAGGTTCATTCTAGTCAAATTATATGTATTCTCTTTGAGCTCCTGAGCATAGTACTTTATGCCGTTTGAGTTATCCATATACTTTGATAAACTCTTACCTATATTTATGAGCAACGAGCCCGATCCACTAGTAGGGTCGTATATTTCAATCTTATCTCTATCCTTTAAATGCTCTGCAACTATCTCAGACATGAGGACTGAAACTTCGTGAGGTGTATAAAACTCGCCAGCCTTTTTCCCTGCATTTGCAGCGAAATTACTTATAAGATATTCGTAAACAAAACCTAGAACGTCATAATCCTGTTTACCATCCATAGGTATGTCTTTGATCAAGTAAATCAAATCACTTACAGCCTTTGTCTGTGACTTGGAGCTGTCTCCTAGCTTGCTAAGTCCACTTTGCAGGGTATCAAATATTTTGTTGAAGACTTTCTTATGTGATTCACTAATCAGTCTTGTAAATGCTGACAATGCAGTTCTAACATTATCAACATCAAAATCGCTTCCCATCTCAAGCCAAGTCGAGAAAAGATTTTCATATGATATAAAATAGCCTATGCTTGTCTGAATATCCTTAACTGCATCCTCATCTTCTTCTGTTAGCTCTCTTATATCAGCATCTTCATAGTCGTTTTCCTTTAGATACTTCAACTCCTTGTCAGAGAGAAACTTATAAAAAATAAATCCTAAAATGTAATCCTTGTACTCGTTTGCTTCGATTTTAGAACGCATTTTGTTTGCTGATTCCCAAATCTTTGATGCTAGCTGTTGCTTATTCATTAGACATCCTCACATATTCTTTGTAAACAATACCTCAATAACATGTTAAAAAACTTACTCTTTATCCCAGTGTTAATCTATCTACAATTATATTCTATGCTGCTGTTTAAAACAAGAAAAAGGCTCCTGCTATCTTAAGTAACAGGAGCCATGGTCTATATTCACTTTTAATTATAGAAAACCTCTTTCGCTGCAATTTTAAATTTAAATAGCGAAAAGGTCAAAATCATCATTACAGATTACATGTGACATTACAGCATACTGTCTTCCATATGGCAAATAGATAATTCACTTTTTATTCCATTAAGTTCTATAACTAGTTTAGGCTCCTCAGAAACCTCCTTTATATTTAGCGTATCCTGCTTGCATAAAACTTTATTTAGTACTCCTTTTGTGACAAATCCAAATTCATCAGTAGATGCTATATATAGTTTAGATGTGGCTGAAAGCTGATTAATATCTAGCGCTCCCTCTACATTTTTAACATATAGTTTTGCGTCTTCATTTGTATCAATTTCGATATGGCTTTTTATATTTTCCAGGGTTATTTCTTTTGACTTCCCACCAAATTCGATATTATCAAGTTCAAGGTTTTTCAGTTCAAGTATATTTGTATTGCCATTCAAATCTACTTCACCCATATATAATTGTGGGATTAGAATTTTGATTGTTAGTTCGTTCTTTGCAACTGTTTCCGATAAATTTCCAACTCTTTTGATGTCAATGTCAATTTTTCTTTTGATGTCGTCAATCTTAGTTTTTAATTCATTTTGAATATCGGAAATTGTATCGGAAAGCAAAATCACCTTAACTTTTTCGCCTTCATATGCATAAAGCTTTAGCTTATTTGCCCCCATGAAGCTAATATCAAAGTCCTTTTTGCCGTCTATATCATACTCTGTAACACTTTCATATAGATAGTCTTTTGCAAGTGTTTCATGCTCAATATCCCTGCCCATTAGTTCGTCTAAAGAAAGCTTGAATAAATCAGCAATTGCTACTAGATTTTCAATATCTGGAACGCCTAGTCCTGTTTCCCACTTCGTGATAGCCTGCCTAGAGACCCCTATTTTTTCAGCCATCATTTCTTGTGATAATTTTGCTTGTTTTCTAAGTTCTCTAATTCTCATTGATATCATAAATTTATCCTCCATTTTCGTTTTACATGCACATACCATAGCAAATAGCTATTTCCAAAACAAGCAATCTTTCTTCACATTTTAAATAAAATCGCTACTTTTCGTAGCATTTAAATCAAATAGCTCCTGCTATCTAAAGTAGCAGGAGCCTTAACGTTTATTTATTTACTTATATTTATTTAATTACTTAACTACTGATATCTTCTTCTCTTGTTGTAAACAAGTACGAGTAGTCCAAGTGCACTTAGTCCAAAGAGTGCTGTCATGCCGCTTCCGAAGCCATCACCAGTATTTGGTGTAGGAGGCTTATCCTTCTTTGGTGTAGGATTCTTGGTATTTGTTATAGTCATCTTACCATCCTGGTCAATTGCGCTATAGCTTACCTTGTAGTGCTTTGCGCCAATCTTGATAGCACCATTTGCCTCGCCAACCTCACGAACACTGTAAACATTGTCCTCTGTTGCACCAGCATCTCTAACCTCTAGGTTATCGAACTTGGTTCTCCAGTTATTAGCACCTTCTAGAACTCTGCTAGCTCCTAGAGGGTTTCCGTTCTTGTAAAGCTGAACTTCTACCTTTGATTCTCTGTCACCAACCCACTTCTTAGTAACCTCAATTTCTCTGAGCTTAACTTCTTCGTTAGTGATGACCTGATCATAAGCGCCAGAAGCGTTCTTTGTAGCCTTGTAGCTAGCTCTTATCTGCTGAGCTCCAAATGTAGCATTTGCATCATTTGCCACCCAGTTTCCATCGGTATCCATCTCTCTTACGAAGTAGATATTAGGATTTGTTGTGTCCTGAGCATCGTTTACCATGTCGTACTTGAGTAGGTCTACGAACTTGAACTTCCAGTCGTTTGCACTACTCAAAGCAACCTGGTCAATCTGTGCATATGTATTAGCACCAGAAGTCATTAATTTGTCAACCTTTGCCTGGAAGATTTCGCTCTCGCTCATTCCTGTTGTATCAAGCGCGCTTCCGTCTGCATTTGTTAGGGCAACTGCATCAAAGTTAGCTTTTGTTATTCTGAAGAGACCAACAGTAACTGATGTAACGTGGTTAGTGTTGCTGTTTTCCCACTTCTTCGATACTGTCAAGTCAACCTTGTCGTAGTTAACTGGATCTCTACCAAATACTACTGCACCGTTTGATCCGATACCACCACCACGAGGCGCGGTGTTACCTGTAACGATAACCTTAGCTACGTTTCTTGCTGCAGCCTTACCCTCATCAGAAACAATCGCCTTAAGAGCAATCTTCTCTGTTATTCCATCAAGAGTTCCTCTGTCAACAACTGGGCTAACAGTGTTTGGATATCTTGGGCTTCCGTCTGAGTTACCTAGGTAAGCTTCGTCAATCTTACCGTCTTCATACCAGTGTACAAGCCAGTTATCAAGACCATTGTTAGAAAGAATCAAAGTCTGTGTTGCTGGGTCCTGCTTATTGATTGATGCTACATCATCACCTGCTGAGCCTGTATCGTTGTTTTCTGCACCGTTACCTGCTTTGTTATCAAAGAATGATGCTCCGTTTGTAACAGCTGTTGTTGCACTTCCTGTAGGGCAGAGCCACATTCCTCCACCTATCTTAGTAGCAGTGTTACCTGTTACGAGAGTCTTACCCATCTGAAGCTTGTATGGCACGGAGGCAACATAGATACCGCCACCTTGCTTACCAGCAGAGTTGTTTGTGAACTGGCCGCCATTGATGTAAACTTCCTTGGAAGCAACATAGATACCGCCACCAACTCCGTTCTCAGCATTCGGGTCTGTAATCTGATTTGTAACAGCTGTCATAGTAGCCTCATTACCTGTGATAAGACCATCATTGATTGTAACGCTCGCTGGGAAGAAGCCTCTCCAGCGTGCTTCACCAAATCTTCTTCCATCAGCTGAAGTTAGATAGTCAACTACACCAATACCACCACCGAACGGAGCCTTGTTGCCACTGATTGTACCACCATCCATGGTTAGCTTACCTGTACCGTTTACGGCTATACCGCCACCTAGTACTGCTGCTGTATTATTAGAGATAGTACCACCCTTTAGGTTCAGAGTACCTGTTGAATAGTAGTGTGCTGGATTACTGAAGTTATTCTGCATTGTGTAGTTTGTACTATATGTTCCAACTAGTATTCCACCATATTCTGCAGTATTACCTGTGATGGTACCACCTGTCATCTCCATAGTAGAGCTTCCCTTGATACCTTCAACTCCAACAGCTGAGTTTAGACCACTGCTTCCGCCATGCTCTAGAGTGTTGTTTGAGATATCTCCTCCATTCATGAAAAATGAAGCGCCCTCTGTAATCTTAACAACATTCGTAAACTGGTTGCTCATGTAGTTATCATGAATTGATCCACCGTTCATTGTAAGCACTGCATTAGGGCCCTTTGCCGTTACAATACCTACCATTGCACTGTTTGATCTCACATTCTTGATTTCTCCACCATTAATTGTCAATTTTCCCTGGTTGTTAATTACAGCACTCTTATAGTTTGTGTCCTTAGCATTTCCATCAAGCTTGATATCCTGCCATGTAAGGCTACCGCCCTCTTTGATATCAAAGGCAATTGCACTTGATGTTCTTGTCAAAGTCACTCCGCCCTGCAGTGTAATGCTCTTACCTGCTGGCACTGTAACTGTCGCAGTTAGCTGCATGTCATTCGCTAATACTATTTCTGTCTCGCCTGAAGAGTTGTTAATCGCCTGCTGCAATTCCGCAACGCTTGTTACCGTCACGGTAGCTGCTTCAGATCTCACGCCAAAAAGGGTGAATGTTGATATAACAAGCACCAATGTCAGCAGGATTGAAACGCACGATTTTCTTTTGCTCATTTCTTAACCTCGCTTTTCTAAATAAATAATTGATTTTACAATCAAATTAATGCCTTTGCCTTATTATAACCTAAACCTTCAGCAAATTGTAAACTATTTATCATATTTTTATACAAATTTTTATTAATAAAAAGAGGACGTCAATTTCGTCCTCAAAATTTTAATTATTCTCATCCTCACCGTCTTGAATTTCATCCCTTTTCGGCAAATAATCCCTAAAATACCTAGTCTCTTTTCCCAAGTTTAACAGGTTTTCCTTATCAAGTCCGTACTTATTCAAATACTCCTTAACAAAGCCAATATATTTTTCTCCGTCTTCCTTGTTTAGCTTTTTCTCAGGTTCAAAGAAGTAAATAACATCCTTCATAGAGCCCTTTACCATCTTGTAATAATATTCCGACGGTGCATCGTAATCCTGAAGATAATAAGCGCAGTAGTACTCAGTAGATTTCTCAAGATCTATGACATAAAAAGCACCGCTGCTGTCATCAAAGCCATTGTCGCAAATTATTCTTCTAAGCTTTCCTGATTCATATGCAAGTTCAATGTAAAAAGGACCTGAAGAGCTGAGTTCAAACCTGACAAAGTACTTATCCTTCTTAAGTTCATCAAATTGCTCTCTTGTCTCAATGTCATCATCGCTATAGATGTGAATATTAAATCCATCTGCCTGAAGCTTCTTCGATATGTCACCATTCCTCGCGCACCCCGAAAGGATAGCTGTAAAAGTAAGAGCCACTATTATTAAAATCAAAGTAAGACGATGCTTACTAGCGCTTACGCTTTTACTAGTTCTATTTGATATTCTCATCATTGGAATCCCCTTTTGATATATAGATAACAATTGGACTATCCGTAAAACCAAATTGGTCTCTACCTAAGCCTTTTATTATAATATAAATATAGAGCAAAATTATGTAAAAATCAACATCTAAGAAATTTGTATAATCGAGTTATTTATTTAGTATATTTGTTTTGAGTTTTATGATACAATTATAGAACATTCAAAAGAAGGAAATGTTAAGGATTAGATTTATATTAAGAAAGGGATATTTAATGAATAAGAAGATTAGAAAAATAAGCTTGCTTTTATGCACGCTTGCGCTTGTTAATATACTCGCACTAGGAAGTGTATTTGCTAGCTACGAAGTTCCAAATTACACAAAGATTGTAGCAACAGTTGATGGTTCCGCACCTGCACCAGATTATTTGGGAAGGTTCGATTTTGAGCTTAGAGATTCAGAAGGAAATCTGATTGGCTACGATAAAAGTATTGACAGTATAGTTCCTGAACCATTTGTAAACAGATACGGCGACGGAAGTAACATTGAATTACAATTATATAATATTTTCAAGATATATATTCAATTTAAAGTTCCAGAACAAGGTCCTGGATATAGAGATTTTACATTAAAACAAATCCCTACGGGAATAGCTGATATGAAATACGACCCTAAGATATACAATATCAGATTGCATTATAGAGCAATTATCAATCCTGATGGCAGTTTCTACAAAAATGAAATCGATTATTATGAGGTAGAAGGAAAAACCTACGATGCATTTGGAAGTCTATTTACCCTAGACGAAAATGGTACTAGAGTTTTTCCTTTGGGAGCGCACCTTAATTTCCTATTCAACAACAAAACCGTCCACTACACAAGCCACACTGTAAACAAGGTTTGGAAAAATGGTTCTGAGACATCTATTCAGGCTCAGCTTTATCAAGATGGTCTAGCATACGGTGCACCAGTAGAGCTAAATGCAGCTAATGGATGGACATACACCTGGACAAACCTAGATGATAGCTATAACTGGACAGTAAAGGAATTCAGCGTCCCTGCAGGATACAAGCTCGATATAGAGACAAATGCAGATGGTTCAGTTACAACGCTGACTAATACCAAACTCGCAAGCCCAAGCATCCCGCCTGCAAATACTGTTAAGGCTAGCCCTGTAAACACAGGCGATAGCTCAGATGCTGCAGCTTGGTTCATGATGTTTAGCACATCACTGCTTTGCATCTGCTTTGTCCTATCTATCAAACTCAGAAAACAAGAAAGATAACAAGACAAATGAACATAAATCAGATAAAGTATTTAGCAGTAATATCAATGCTTTGTGACCACATAGCCTATGCATTTTTGCCATCTAGCTCTACCCTTTACATGGTAATGAGACTATTTGGTAGAATTGCAGCTCCATCCATGTGCTTTGTTTTAGCGCAAGGCTTTATACATACATCAAATCGAAAAAAATACTTTATAAGACTTCTCGTTTTCGCCCTTATATCTCAGCTACCATTTTCGTATTTCGGTTTCGGTAGCTATACCGGACCTATGGGTAATGTCATATTCACCTTGGCTTGTGCTTTTGCAATAATGGCTGTAATCGAAAATTTAAAGACTATAGGCAAAATACCAGGAGTAGTCGCTGTAGTATTGCTTCTATTCCTCTCAATGCTATCAGACTGGATAATACTAGCACCGATGTTCACTCTATCCATCTATTTCAACAAAGATAATAAGGATAGACAGGCCATAGGATATTTGCTAGTCAGCCTAGCAACCTTTGCAGCTAGCGTCTACTTCGCACTGCAACATGGCGAGCCGTGGCAATATCAAATTTGGCAGCTCGGTACAGTACTAGTAATTCCAATCATCTATGCCTATAACGGAAAGCCGGGAAGCAAGGCCGCTTTCAACAAGTGGTTCTTCTATGTCTTCTATCCAGCTCACCTAATGATACTGGGCATACTTTGCTGGGACTACTCATTTGCAATATAGCTAGCAAACTCCGGATGAAAATAAGTCAAAACTACAGCAATCAAAAATAAATATGGCGTCCAAAACTTTCTTTGGGCGCCATTTTTTTAATAATATAAGCACATATTTCAAATCCGCACTTTAATTAAATTTTATTTCTAGCACTTAATGTAAGTACTATCGGTAAAATCACTCCAGCAAGCATCATAAGTCCACCTAATATAATCAAAATTACACTTAGGGCTATGAATATAAAGTTTGTGCTATTACGCACCTGAAGTGTGAAGCTGCTATAGTCTGCATATTCTCTTCCGATTACTCTTGCTCCAAGCGTTTCTTTTCCATCTTCTGATCCTGCTTCATTCTTTGCCGAAATTGTATAGCTACCAGCTTCAGTCTCAAAAGTATATATCTTTACTCTTGTATTTCCATTTACAGTTACAGTCGACTCTCCTAGTGGGTTTGATAGCTCAACTTCCTTACCTGTTTCATCATTTACTAGCCTTGGCTTTGAAGGTGCAATACTATTGACACTGCTATTTGGACCACTGAGCCAAATGCTATAAGTGCCTTTTGCAGGAATTAGCATAGTTCCCTCACTTCTATCGCATGCTACCTCATAAATGACACCTGCTTTAAAAAAGCTAATAACTCCCATTACTCCTAGAACCAACGAAATTAATCCAATTGGTATAAGTACACAAAAAAGGTATCTCTTCTTCATCCTAATCCTCATCTTCCTTTTTACTCAATCTACGCTTATGATCTAAGCGATGCTCTTCGCTCTCTTCAAAACTCTTATCTGCCCCATGCTCATGCTTTTCCGAATCTCCAATATGCCTATGAGTATGTCCATGCTCTATCAAATGTGTATGCGTATAACCATCGTGCGTGTGCCTTATCAAATGGCTGTGAACATGGCTATGCGTTTGAACTAGCGAATCAGATACAACAAAAGCTGTTCCGATTATCATTATTATTAAAGCAATTAAGTATTTCCAAGTAAGCTCATCCCCAAGCAAGGCAAAGGCAAAAGCCGCCCCTATAAACGGTGCAATGGCGTAAAACGCACTAGTCTTAGCCGCCCCTAAATATCTCTGTGCTCTAATATATGTAAAAATGCTAAGTCCATAAGCAATAAAGCCTAGCACTCCTGCAAAGAAAACATACTTTATCTCTGGCAAGCTCTCTCCCATTAATATAGCTACTATGAAAGATCCTGTGCCTGAGCCAAGTCCTTTTATTGTTACAATCTCATATGTACTCTTATCCGAAATGCTTCGCGTACAGTTATTTTCCATTCCCCAACAAAGTGTTGCGAGTAAGACGAAAATTGATCCATACGAGAAACTAAATTCACTCTCTCCGTCTACTGATAGGATTATGCTAGAAACTGTTATCAGCGCTATCGCCATCCATAGTTTTCTTGAAACCTTTTCTTTGAAAAGTAGAAGCGCAATCATGGCTGTTGCAACAATCTCGAAGTTTCCAAGAAGCGAAGCATCTGAAGCATGTCCCAGCCTTATTCCAATCATCAGGAATATAGGAGCAGCGATATCAAGGATAATCATTCCCAGAGTATAAGGCAAATCCTTTTTCTCTAGCTTCTCCTCCTTAACTCTATTTCTATTAAATAAGTACATGGTACCAACGCCTATACCTGCACCAAAGTATAAAAACGAAGCCATAAAAACTGAAGGAACATGATCTAGCAAGAGTTTAGATATAGGAGTATTAATCGCATAAAAAACAGCAGCTAAAACCGCATATATAACTGCCCCAAGCTTCTTATCCTTCAAATACTCCTCCATTTCCTAGCACATACGCGCTTCGTCAAAGCTTACTAACTTCCAATTTTCCTTTCCAATTATATATGATTTTGAGCATAGAGTCGACCCCTAAAACGCGCTGATATCTTCTCTTTTTCTACGCTTTCAACAGTCTGCATCGGACTTTATCATAAACAAATATA
The nucleotide sequence above comes from Eubacterium sulci ATCC 35585. Encoded proteins:
- a CDS encoding membrane protein; translation: MEEYLKDKKLGAVIYAVLAAVFYAINTPISKLLLDHVPSVFMASFLYFGAGIGVGTMYLFNRNRVKEEKLEKKDLPYTLGMIILDIAAPIFLMIGIRLGHASDASLLGNFEIVATAMIALLLFKEKVSRKLWMAIALITVSSIILSVDGESEFSFSYGSIFVLLATLCWGMENNCTRSISDKSTYEIVTIKGLGSGTGSFIVAILMGESLPEIKYVFFAGVLGFIAYGLSIFTYIRAQRYLGAAKTSAFYAIAPFIGAAFAFALLGDELTWKYLIALIIMIIGTAFVVSDSLVQTHSHVHSHLIRHTHDGYTHTHLIEHGHTHRHIGDSEKHEHGADKSFEESEEHRLDHKRRLSKKEDED
- a CDS encoding type I restriction-modification protein subunit M — its product is MNKQQLASKIWESANKMRSKIEANEYKDYILGFIFYKFLSDKELKYLKENDYEDADIRELTEEDEDAVKDIQTSIGYFISYENLFSTWLEMGSDFDVDNVRTALSAFTRLISESHKKVFNKIFDTLQSGLSKLGDSSKSQTKAVSDLIYLIKDIPMDGKQDYDVLGFVYEYLISNFAANAGKKAGEFYTPHEVSVLMSEIVAEHLKDRDKIEIYDPTSGSGSLLINIGKSLSKYMDNSNGIKYYAQELKENTYNLTRMNLVMRGIIPSNIYARNGDTLEDDWPYFDDADPIASYDPLYVDAVVSNPPYSQNWNPSGKEMDPRYAGYGIAPKSKADYAFLLHDLYHLKPDGIMNIVLPHGVLFRGGEEGEIRKNLIENNKIDAIIGLPSNIFFGTGIPTIVMVLKQKRTNDDVLIIDASKGFIKEGKNNKLRDSDIKKIVDTFKNRLSIDKYSKVVSRDEIRQNDYNLNIPRYVDSSEKAESWDIYALMFGGIPENELSDYNEYWNAFPTLRDDLYSKTGSSYYGLNTDDVKETIKNNKDVRAFIEEYKNAFNGFDEALENILIKNIESINISMAEILIGDEIFRRIKDKPLVNAYEAYQLFSDEWSTVSVDLEIIQTEGFEATKKVDPNIVSKKKDGKDVEVQDGWAGHVIPFSLVQDKILYAEKKALSDKENRLLDIKSLYEELLEEFNEDEKEMDFITEDRDAFVNSEVIKASKNKELEEETLAKLKKVVDIIDEEKKLKKEIKTLNAELENETKKRIEELTDTEVIELLKDKWITPIVKGLDVIPNRIIESLSSKMESLVKKYELTFSDVEKEIAETEKALRDMLDDIEGSEEDLLGLKELKKLLGGN